A DNA window from Equus przewalskii isolate Varuska chromosome 12, EquPr2, whole genome shotgun sequence contains the following coding sequences:
- the CLDN6 gene encoding claudin-6 has translation MASAGLQILGIILTLLGWVNALVSCALPLWKVTAFIGNSIVVAQVVWEGLWMSCVVQSTGQMQCKVYDSLLALPQDLQAARALCVIALLVALLGLLVYLAGAKCTTCVEDKDSKARLVLASGIIFAISAVLTLIPICWTAHAIIQDFYNPLVAEAQKRELGASLYLGWAASGLLLLGGGLLCCTCPSGGSRSSSHYMARYSASAPHATSGGPSEYPTKNYV, from the coding sequence ATGGCCTCTGCTGGCCTGCAAATCCTGGGGATCATCCTGACGCTGCTTGGCTGGGTGAATGCCCTGGTGTCCTGTGCCCTGCCCCTGTGGAAGGTGACCGCATTCATCGGCAACAGCATCGTGGTGGCCCAGGTGGTGTGGGAGGGGCTGTGGATGTCCTGCGTGGTGCAGAGCACGGGCCAGATGCAGTGCAAGGTGTACGACTCGCTGCTGGCACTGCCCCAGGACCTGCAGGCAGCCCGCGCCCTCTGTGTCATCGCCCTCCTCGTGGCTCTCCTTGGCCTGCTGGTCTACCTCGCTGGGGCCAAGTGCACCACCTGCGTGGAGGACAAGGACTCCAAGGCACGTCTGGTGCTCGCCTCTGGGATCATCTTTGCCATCTCAGCGGTCCTGACCCTGATCCCCATCTGCTGGACTGCCCATGCCATCATCCAGGACTTCTACAACCCCCTGGTGGCTGAGGCCCAAAAGCGGGAGCTGGGGGCCTCCCTCTACCTGGGCTGGGCGGCCTCTGGCCTTCTGCTACTGGGTGGGGGGCTGCTGTGCTGCACCTGCCCCTCTGGGGGGTCCCGGAGCTCCAGCCATTACATGGCCCGATACTCAGCATCTGCCCCACATGCCACCTCTGGGGGTCCCTCCGAGTACCCTACTAAGAATTACGTCTaa
- the LOC103551619 gene encoding uncharacterized protein, translated as MARPSGSASGPAEPEGETRPQPAHWPLIGWGAAERGSDWLGRLPRRAWPPTEEPDCRGRRAPGTGAVAAKLAERLPRSRSHPRLARVRAHSRRGRARASLSLTPPPAPSLPHPPLPGLPPGLSPGPPPLSALALAELPPLPALPLRPEPLAPWGPGAHLALPELPPEACAPAPPAAALALQHLPRLPAPAPPPAHLPLPPLPEAAVAATPGPVGARGRPPLVAEPPPLPLPPLPARPSSFSLLALPAPRDPWPLPVFPPPLPPPPPPPYFFLSPPC; from the exons ATGGCCAGACCCTCAGGCTCAGCCTCTGGCCCGGCTGAA CCGGAGGGAGAGACGCGCCCGCAGCCAGCGCACTGGCCCTTGATTGGCTGGGGCGCGGCGGAGCGCGGCTCCGATTGGCTGGGCCGTCTGCCGCGCCGCGCGTGGCCTCCCACCGAGGAACCGGACTGCCGCGGGAGGCGCGCGCCAGGCACGGGAGCGGTGGCAGCCAAGCTGGCGGAGCGGCTTCCCCGCTCCCGCTCGCACCCGCGGCTCGCCCGCGTCCGTGCCCACTCGCGGCGGGGCCGGGCCCGCGCGTCGCTGTCGCTgaccccgccgcccgcgccgTCCCTGCCCCACCCGCCGCTGCCTGGCCTGCCGCCGGGCCTGAGCCCGGGGCCGCCGCCGCTCTCGGCGCTCGCCCTGGCCGAGCTGCCGCCGCTGCCCGCGCTCCCACTGCGGCCCGAACCTCTGGCGCCCTGGGGCCCCGGCGCCCACCTGGCGCTGCCGGAGCTGCCACCCGAGGCCTGTGCacccgcgccgcccgccgccgcgctCGCCCTGCAGCACCTGCCGCGCCTGCccgcgcccgcgccgccgcccgcgcacctgccgctgccgccgctgccgGAGGCCGCCGTAGCCGCCACGCCCGGGCCCGTGGGCGCGCGCGGCCGCCCACCCCTGGTCGCCGAGCCGCCcccgctgccgctgccgccgctgcctGCACGGCCCTCGTCCTTCAGCCTGCTGGCGCTGCCCGCGCCCCGCGACCCCTGGCCGCTGCCCGTCTTCCCCCCGCccctgccgccgccgccaccgccgccttACTTCTTCCTGTCGCCACCCTGCTGA
- the CLDN9 gene encoding claudin-9: protein MASTGLELLGMTLAVLGWLGTLVSCALPLWKVTAFIGNSIVVAQVVWEGLWMSCVVQSTGQMQCKVYDSLLALPQDLQAARALCVIALLLALLGLLVAITGAQCTTCVEDEAAKARIVLTGGVMLLLSGILVLIPVCWTAHAIIQDFYNPLVAEALKRELGASLYLGWAAAALLMLGGGLLCCTCPPPQIDRPRGPRLGYSIPSRSSASGLDKRDYV from the coding sequence ATGGCTTCAACTGGTCTTGAACTACTGGGCATGACCCTGGCCGTGCTGGGTTGGCTGGGGACCCTGGTGTCCTGTGCCCTGCCCCTGTGGAAGGTGACCGCATTCATCGGCAACAGCATCGTGGTGGCCCAGGTGGTGTGGGAGGGGCTGTGGATGTCCTGCGTGGTGCAGAGCACGGGCCAGATGCAGTGCAAGGTGTACGACTCACTGCTGGCACTGCCCCAGGACCTGCAGGCAGCCCGCGCCCTCTGTGTCATTGCCCTTCTGCTGGCCTTGCTCGGGCTGCTGGTGGCCATCACGGGGGCCCAGTGCACTACCTGTGTGGAGGACGAAGCTGCTAAGGCCCGCATCGTGCTCACCGGCGGTGTCATGCTTCTTCTCTCGGGCATCTTGGTGCTCATCCCCGTCTGCTGGACGGCCCACGCCATCATCCAGGACTTCTACAACCCCTTGGTGGCCGAGGCCCTCAAGCGGGAGCTGGGGGCCTCCCTCTACCTGGGCTGGGCAGCAGCTGCCCTGCTCATGCTGGGCGGGGGCCTCCTCTGCTGCACATGCCCCCCGCCCCAGATCGACCGCCCCCGCGGACCGAGGCTGGGCTACTCCATCCCCTCTCGCTCCAGCGCGTCTGGGCTGGACAAGAGGGACTACGTGTGA